A window of Gemmatimonadota bacterium genomic DNA:
TACGGCGGGTCTGGTCATGCACGGCGCGGGGGAGCCGCATCGGGAATACGTGGCTTATCATCACCAGAATGGCGAGATGTATTGCGGCGGGGTTACTGTGACGTGGAATTTGACGGATTGTCCAGCGGGTAAGGGGGGGTTTGCTTCGGTGCCCGGGTCACATAAGTCGAAGTTTCGGATGCCGATTGGGGTTCGCAATTGCGATGAGGATATGGGTGCGATTGCCAATCCGGGGATTCGAGCCGGCGATGTGCTGTTTTTTATGGATGGAGCGCAATCCCACGGGACCCATCCGTGGCAAAATGATCACGACCGCAGGTCTATTCTTTTTAAGTACGCTTCCCGCACGGCTACGCGACAGGGTCCGTCGAATGCGGTTTGTCATCCCGAAGTTTTTTGGGATCGGGATATTGTCGATGGGATGTCGATGGAGGAACGCGCGGTGATGTACGGCCCCTGTTCTGCGCCGCCGAGCGATGAGATGTTTCTGGTGGTTGAAGATGACGGTGCGGTTCGGCTGGAGAATACGCGGGTGCAACAGGCTGCGGATTGAGTAGGGGCGGTGCCCCCGTGCCGTCCCGTGTTTGTCATCGCGGCATGATTAAAGCAGAGGCTCCTGGAGATGCGATCTTCAGGAGCCTTTTTTTTATTCCGCATATTGATTGGCGAAGATGATGAAGTCGGTAAAGTTGATGTGTCCATCTCCGTTGAGGTCAAAGTGTCGCTGATAGCTGGTGTCGCCCCGGTTCAGGCCAAAGTTCTGGACGAATAGGAGAAAGTCGGCGAAGTCCCGTTGTCCATTGCCATTGAAGTCTATGCTTATTTCGCCGCCCCTGCCAACGGTGAGGGCGATGTTTTCGTCGCCTATTTGGTAGGGTATGTATTCCATGACTGCTAAGAGCATTTCGTCGGTGGTTTTTTCACCCCATGTCGAGGTGCGGGGCGGGTAATTGGGGTTGAGCGGGTTGTTTGAGGTGTTGTCGTAGGTGGTGATGGCGTGGATTTGAGATCCCGCAGCTATTTTCTGGTATTGGGTGAAGGTGTAATTGCCCTGCCAGTTAAAATCCCAGTCTTCAATACGGATGAGGTTGGTGCGGTTGCCCTGTGGGTCCGTGGCATAGATTTCCCAGTATTTGCCCAGCAGGTGCATGTGCGGGTAGATGGACAGGAGGCTGATGTCCCGATTGATGAAGAGTGTTGTGCGAAATGTTTTGACCCGATCTTTCGGGATGACAAAGAGGTCGTCGATTTTGATTTTTTCTACGGGGGTGCCGCCGTGTCGCTCCTCTCCGAGCAGGACCCTGAATATTCTGCTCAGTGTTTTACCGTCGGTGGTGAGCGGCGCAAAGCTGATAAAGCCGACTTCTCTTTCGATGGGTTCTTTTTTGAAGAATATGTTGACGCTGGATTGATCGGATTCTGCAAGCGGCCAGGGTGCGTAGTGTACCTGGATCAGTAAGTCGGAGTTTTTGGGCAGTATGTGTCCAACGCCTTTGGGATATATCGAGGGTTTCGCGCCGGGTGTATATCCGGGGAGGACAACGGCGGTTGGCGCGCCAAATGCACCAAAGGATTCGTAACCGTATTCCGGGGTTTCGCGGTCTTTTTGACGACCAGTGCCCGTGATGTCGGCGCCGATGAGGGCGTGGTGGACGATTCTGCGGTTGCCGGGGCGAAATTCAACGGCTTCGACTTCCCGGTCTTCTGTGAGGTGGGTTGGGATGACGAAGACCTGGTACTGGTCCTCATTGTCGCCGCGGATTGTAAAGGGTTCTGCCATTGTGAGTACGAGGTCGGGGGTGCCGAGTACAGAGCCTGTTGGAAATTCCGGCATGGGGGCTTCAAGGGCGATGTCGCCCTGGGGAAAGCCGGCGTTGACCCAGTTTGAGATGGTGTT
This region includes:
- a CDS encoding phytanoyl-CoA dioxygenase family protein → MDAKERYYWDVTGHLVVRDVLSQEELDAVNNVLNYVIGTGIVHQSEDNHGAADSTFLRGTGSRWAHGTSLLELPRPYCDPVRNLLAHPVVVKYLNVMCGKGFRLDHGPQFNNAVKGTAGLVMHGAGEPHREYVAYHHQNGEMYCGGVTVTWNLTDCPAGKGGFASVPGSHKSKFRMPIGVRNCDEDMGAIANPGIRAGDVLFFMDGAQSHGTHPWQNDHDRRSILFKYASRTATRQGPSNAVCHPEVFWDRDIVDGMSMEERAVMYGPCSAPPSDEMFLVVEDDGAVRLENTRVQQAAD
- a CDS encoding dockerin type I domain-containing protein, producing the protein MRPLTLSILAILLAVASPHAKPPTFSEHVSSIIYNNCTSCHRNGEIGPMPLTNYSEIAAYADMIKYVTETQYMPPWKPDYNYSQHIGARTLTKTEINTISNWVNAGFPQGDIALEAPMPEFPTGSVLGTPDLVLTMAEPFTIRGDNEDQYQVFVIPTHLTEDREVEAVEFRPGNRRIVHHALIGADITGTGRQKDRETPEYGYESFGAFGAPTAVVLPGYTPGAKPSIYPKGVGHILPKNSDLLIQVHYAPWPLAESDQSSVNIFFKKEPIEREVGFISFAPLTTDGKTLSRIFRVLLGEERHGGTPVEKIKIDDLFVIPKDRVKTFRTTLFINRDISLLSIYPHMHLLGKYWEIYATDPQGNRTNLIRIEDWDFNWQGNYTFTQYQKIAAGSQIHAITTYDNTSNNPLNPNYPPRTSTWGEKTTDEMLLAVMEYIPYQIGDENIALTVGRGGEISIDFNGNGQRDFADFLLFVQNFGLNRGDTSYQRHFDLNGDGHINFTDFIIFANQYAE